The sequence below is a genomic window from Salicibibacter cibarius.
AAATGTCCTGTGCTTGTTTCATTATGGTCCGGACATTTGTCCGCAAAAAGTGTTGGATGATGTCTCTTTAAAATCGCGATATATTGGTCGATCACCTTCTTTCCTCGCCCTGTGAGGTGGCTAATATCGCCTTAATCAATGTTCCTGCGGACGAGGAATTTGACCTTGTCGTAGTCCTTAATATATCGGTCGACCGCCTCTAGGCTATGATGCGTGCGCTTCGCAATATCAGGGGGCGGCACTTGTTGCTCATAGAGCTCAATGATGATTTTCTTGTGCGTCACGCCGGGACCGATATCTAACTGGTTGCCCTTGATCGGAAGGATGATTTGATGCCCTTCCTGATATTCTTGAATGCGCTTAGAGACCGTAAGCGTTGATCGGTTGACCATGAGCGACAGCTCTTCAAGAGAGGAGCCGCCCTCCTTGTTCAAAGGCGGCGTTAATGAGCCGGACAATCCGTGCCTGATCCCGTTTTGTGCTTTTTTCAGGTCTTCTTCGGTCACCAACGGCAAGTCGATGCGCTGCGCTTTGTAGTCTTCGATTTTTTGACCGAGTTTCGGTTTTTCATTTTCGCTGGAGGTGGTGATCCAGGTCAGGTTGCCAAAGCTTGTTTCATGGCGCATCGGGTAAAATTCATCCCGTAGTTGACAAATATCATCCGCGATCAATTCAATAACCTTATGGCTGCCGATCAGTTTATATTCGGACTCCAGCATTTCCATCAAGGCGCTGCGAAAGGTACGCTTGGCAAAACCGCTCTGGGTGGCTTTTTGTTTCTTCATGCCTTCGGCGCCCCTTTTTTTCCTTTCGCCATGGGGGCGGAAGGGTTGGATGACGTCACAAGATCTTCAATCCGATCGGCATATTCCGGAATGTTGTAGTCTCGGTATAGCGCTACATATTCATTGGCTAAGCGCTCGGAAATCCCTGCCATGTGCGCGGTTTCAGCAGCTGTTAACCCTTTCTTTGAGCAGGTGACCACGCGGCCAAAATCTCTTAAATAACGCTTGATCGCTGAGATCGAATGGCGCGTCCTCCGGGCAATCACAGAATACGTGAGATACTGCAAGTACAAGCCGACAATCCAGACCTTATGCGAAAGGGTGGGGCCAATATCATGATAGGCGCCTCTCGTTTGCACACGAACCTTTTGCTGGGTAGAGTGCCTGTATGTCTCGGCGAATGGTGCGGACATCCACGCTGAGTAGGTCTGAGAGGCCTTCTTGGGTGAGAATCCCACCTTGGTCCAGTGCCTCTTCCGTGATGCGGATGATGCGTATGTGTCGCAACGATTTTGTCCCGTGAATGCGGCGAACATCCTGATCTTCTTTGCCGCTGTCCAAGGTTAAAACCACTGTCGCCATGGGAAGTTTTCTCAAGCGTGGCCCGTGCTTGGCATGAACGGCAATCACTTGTCGGCTGATCTGGCCAGGATCCGTTTCTCGATCAAGATCCCAACGATGAAGTTCATATTTCTCTTTCACTGTTTCCATGATTTCGCTTCGGCGGTCTTGGGGGAAAATTCAAATTGATGCGTTAAGGTTTCAAACAGTTGGCTGCCTCTTGATTTAGACTCAAGGCGCTTGTAAATGGCTTTTTCCATCTCATTTGTCCTCCCGTGTTCTCAACTCCCGCTGCTTACTTACTAGTTTAGTAAGTTTGTCCGGAAGTGTCGAACGTCATTTTGGGCGGACAAATGCACTCATTTTCATCACCAAATCCGCCCCAAAATCATTGGAACGTTTCGTTTCTTTCACGGATCGATAACCTAATCCTTTAAACAGTTAGCCTAAAAAGCACTCAATTTGATGGCCGTCCATGCGATCGATCGAACGAATGCCGTTCCGAATCACTCGTTGAAACGCTTGTTTCTCTCGACGACGTTTCATCCAATTTCTCATCCACCACACAAGACCAGTCATGGCCAATGGGAAGGTGAATAAAATAAAGGCCAATAAGAAAAATATTGATGTTCGTACTTCCGTCTGTCATGCTCCCTCCTCCTTTCATCGCTCGTCATCGTCCACGCATAGAGATTTCTATGATCGTTCCAGTTCCGTATCCTTGACTTGGGACGGTTGAGCTTCTTTCAATCGCTGCTGTTCGATGGCCACATTTTTTTGTAACTGTTCATTCCAATCTTTTTCCTTGGGTAAATCGATTTTGCCAACCCGCTCTCCGTCCTGATTGATATAGTTTTGCAGTACATCTTTTAATCCGTGCGCAAAATCACGGCCGGATGCATCATTGTCCACGGCAATAATAACTTGTTTTGGCGGATAGCCATCTTTGTTCATCCGGTTCATTTCCGCACTCACCGTATGTCGTTTTAAGCCAGACATGGAAAGTATGCGTGCGTTTTGAATGTCTCCCTTTTTTTCACTCCAATAAGATAAAGCATCGACGGAACTCTCAAACACATAAAGCGTTTTCGGTTTGCCAATATCAAAGGTAAAACCGGCGTTTCCCTGACTATTTTTATCAATGCCTTTAAACCAATCGCCGTTGCGAGCCGTCGGTTGCGTGCCTTGCCGCTCGGCACCAATGACCTCT
It includes:
- a CDS encoding DUF1670 domain-containing protein; this encodes MKKQKATQSGFAKRTFRSALMEMLESEYKLIGSHKVIELIADDICQLRDEFYPMRHETSFGNLTWITTSSENEKPKLGQKIEDYKAQRIDLPLVTEEDLKKAQNGIRHGLSGSLTPPLNKEGGSSLEELSLMVNRSTLTVSKRIQEYQEGHQIILPIKGNQLDIGPGVTHKKIIIELYEQQVPPPDIAKRTHHSLEAVDRYIKDYDKVKFLVRRNID
- a CDS encoding toprim domain-containing protein; protein product: MGGRVRTDQVERAKRVDLLDYLEAKGETFKKEGHYYRNTEHDSLIIRDQMYAWNSRGKKGAGVINFAQMYYGMSFPEAVRDITNSNYKEKERPPSEKKSAEPYRYPVHYEESDTTRMHQYLTQDRNIHPKVVDWLERKDYLAQDKRGNVVYKWKQQGEVIGAERQGTQPTARNGDWFKGIDKNSQGNAGFTFDIGKPKTLYVFESSVDALSYWSEKKGDIQNARILSMSGLKRHTVSAEMNRMNKDGYPPKQVIIAVDNDASGRDFAHGLKDVLQNYINQDGERVGKIDLPKEKDWNEQLQKNVAIEQQRLKEAQPSQVKDTELERS